Below is a window of Caballeronia insecticola DNA.
CCGACGCGCCCAGCGAGATGAGCGCGTTCATCAATGTCCATACGATGATCCTGAACGACGCCATGCTCGTGCAGGAAACGATCGACCTGATTCGTACGCGCCGCTACAACGTCGAGTGGGCGCTCACCGAGCAACTGGAAATCCTCGGCGGTTATTTCGACGATATCGAAGACGAATATCTGCGCGAGCGCAAGGCGGATATCGAGCAGGTCGTGGAACGGCTGCTCAAGGCGCTCGCGGGCGCGCCGACGGCGGCATCGCTCGTCGTGCACACGGCTGCGAGCAACGGCCACAACGAGATGATCGTCGTCGCGCACGATATCGCGCCCGCCGACATGCTCCAGTTCAAGACGCAGGCGTTCAAGGGCTTCGTGACCGATCTCGGCGGGCGCACGTCGCATACGGCGATCGTCGCGCGCAGTCTCGGCATTCCGGCGTCGGTTGGCGTGCAGCAGGCGAGCGCGCTGATTCGTCAGAACGATCTGATCATCGTCGATGGCGACCATGGCATTGTGATCGTCGATCCGGCGCCGATCGTTCTCGAAGAATATTCGTACCGGCAAAGCGAGAAGGTGCTTGAGCAGCGCAAGCTGCAGCGCCTGAAGTTTTCGCCGACGCAAACGCTGTGCGGCACGAAAATCGAGTTGTGCGCGAATATCGAACTGCCGGAGGACGCGCAGGTGGCCGTCGAGGCGGGCGCGATGGGCGTCGGCCTGTTCCGCACGGAATTCCTCTTCATGAATCACAAGGACCAGTTGCCGGAAGAAGAGGAGCAGTTCGAGGCGTATAAGCGCGCGATCGAGCTAATGAACGGCAAGCCCGTGACGATCCGCACGATCGATGTGGGCGCCGACAAGCCGCTCGACTCGATGACCGGCGGCGACGGCTACGAGACCGCGCCGAACCCCGCGCTCGGGCTGCGCGCGATTCGCTGGAGCCTTTCCGAGCCGCAGATGTTCATCACGCAGTTGCGCGCGATCCTGCGTGCGTCGGCGTTCGGCCCGACCAAGATTCTGATTCCGATGCTCGCGCACGCGCAGGAGATCGACCAGACGCTCGACCTGATTCGCGAGGCGAAGCGTCAACTGGACGAGGAGGGCGTCGCCTACGACCGCAAGATTCAGGTCGGCGCGATGATCGAGATTCCGGCCGCGGCCATCGCCGTGCGGCTGTTCCTGAGCCGTCTCGATTTCCTGTCGATCGGCACCAACGACCTGATTCAGTACACGCTCGCGATCGATCGCGCGGACAACGCCGTCGCGCATCTCTACGATCCGCTGCATCCGGCCGTGCTGAATTTGATCGCGTTCACGCTGCGCGAGGCGAAGCGCGCGGGCGTGCCGATTTCGGTGTGCGGGGAAATGGCGGGCGACCCGTCCGTCACGCGTCTGTTGCTTGGCTTGGGCCTCACCGAGTTCTCGATGCATCCAAGCCAGTTGCTCGTCGTGAAGCAGGAAATTTTGCGATCGAGCCTGAAGGCGCTCGAAAAGCCCGTCGCCGACGTGCTCGCCGCCTACGAGCCGAAAGAACTCGAAGCCGCGCTCGCGCAGTTGCAGCGGGCCTGACGCGGCTTCAACGCGGCACACGCGCGCGGCATACCGGGCAATCCGGCTGTCGCGCGATTTTCATCGTGTTCCATTCCATGCGCAGCGAGTCGAGCATCATGAGCCGGCCCGCGAGCGTCTTGCCGAAACCGCCGATCACGCGCAACGCTTCCGCCGCCTGCATCGCGCCGATGATGCCGACCGTCGGCGCGAACACGCCCATCGTCGAGCAGGCGACTTCCTCGAACGCCTGATCCGGCGGAAACACACACGCGTAGCAGGGCGAATCCGGCGCGCGGAAATCGAAGGTGCTGATCTGTCCGTCGAAGCGCAATGCCGCGCCCGACACGAGCGGCACGCCGTGCGCCGCGCAGGCCGCGTTGATTGCGTGACGGGTTGCGAAGTTGTCCGTGCAATCGAGCACGACGTTGGCTTTGGGCACGTTGGCGTCGAGCCACGCCTGATCGGCGCGCGTCTCGACGGCATGAATGTCGACATCGGGATTGAGCGCGTTGAGCGTCTGCTTCGCCGATTCGACCTTGAGCGTTCCGACCGAGCGCGTCATGTGCACGATCTGCCGCTGCAGGTTGGTGAGATCGACGGTGTCGCCATCGACTAGCGTGATCTTTCCGACGCCCGCCGCCGCGAGATACATGGCCGCGGGCGCGCCCAGTCCGCCCGCACCGACGATGATCGCGTGCGCATCGAGAAAGCGCTGCTGCGCTTCGATGCCGATTTCATCGACGAGAATATGGCGGGAATAGCGAAGGAGTTGATCGTCGTTCATCGAGCTCGCG
It encodes the following:
- the ptsP gene encoding phosphoenolpyruvate--protein phosphotransferase codes for the protein MSFTLHGIPVSRGIAIGRAYLIAPAALDVDHYLIEPDQIDAEIARFLAAQAAVLVELETLRDDLAADAPSEMSAFINVHTMILNDAMLVQETIDLIRTRRYNVEWALTEQLEILGGYFDDIEDEYLRERKADIEQVVERLLKALAGAPTAASLVVHTAASNGHNEMIVVAHDIAPADMLQFKTQAFKGFVTDLGGRTSHTAIVARSLGIPASVGVQQASALIRQNDLIIVDGDHGIVIVDPAPIVLEEYSYRQSEKVLEQRKLQRLKFSPTQTLCGTKIELCANIELPEDAQVAVEAGAMGVGLFRTEFLFMNHKDQLPEEEEQFEAYKRAIELMNGKPVTIRTIDVGADKPLDSMTGGDGYETAPNPALGLRAIRWSLSEPQMFITQLRAILRASAFGPTKILIPMLAHAQEIDQTLDLIREAKRQLDEEGVAYDRKIQVGAMIEIPAAAIAVRLFLSRLDFLSIGTNDLIQYTLAIDRADNAVAHLYDPLHPAVLNLIAFTLREAKRAGVPISVCGEMAGDPSVTRLLLGLGLTEFSMHPSQLLVVKQEILRSSLKALEKPVADVLAAYEPKELEAALAQLQRA
- a CDS encoding HesA/MoeB/ThiF family protein, with translation MNDDQLLRYSRHILVDEIGIEAQQRFLDAHAIIVGAGGLGAPAAMYLAAAGVGKITLVDGDTVDLTNLQRQIVHMTRSVGTLKVESAKQTLNALNPDVDIHAVETRADQAWLDANVPKANVVLDCTDNFATRHAINAACAAHGVPLVSGAALRFDGQISTFDFRAPDSPCYACVFPPDQAFEEVACSTMGVFAPTVGIIGAMQAAEALRVIGGFGKTLAGRLMMLDSLRMEWNTMKIARQPDCPVCRARVPR